The segment AAACCAGCAATGGACAAGGTGGTATGACAACCCAGGGACATGCACTCACCTCCGTGCACCCACACAGAGCCCCCTGTACCCGCAAGGTCCTGGGCCCATGACAGAACAGTCTGTGGACACCCAGGACCCCACCCTCCCTGATAGAAGACAATGTGTGGGATGAGAGAGAGGCAATGGcacccccttccccccacccaaTAGAACAGCCCAAGAGAATTCGGGGTCCCCTCTCCTGTGCAGTCTGTGCTATGCCAACTTCCCCTGGGAAGGCGAACCATCACTGCATCCCGGTCTAGAGGTCCAACCGGAGGGACTGGGAGTGAGGACAACACTGAATCCCACTGGCTCCAGGCCAGGCCTTCCTTTGTCCTCTCACCTCATAACTACGGCCCTCCCTCCTGACAATGGCCCACCCCACTATCCAGCCTGGCCTGCTCCACCCCTGCCCCTTACCTGCATGCTGCTGCTTCTTCCTGCCCACGGCAGCCCCGATGATTCTCAGCAGCTCCTCCTCGGAGGCCCCGGCCCGCAGGTGATCCCGTAGAGAGACTTCTGAGTTCCCAAAGAGGCAGACCTGCAGGGGGTCACCGTGGGGGTAAGGACAACATGCCTCCTGGGTCCCTGGGCCTTGGCCCCCCAACTCCGAGCAGCCAGCCCCATCCCTACAGTCCTCCATGGGCTGAGCGCCAGTGCCCAGGCCTCCCACGGGTGGGTCACACTGAAGGCAGGGCTTCCAGCAATGAGAGGCAGAAGGCGCCGGATGGAGGAGTCAGACAGGCTGGAAGGGCAGGAAGCAAAATCAGACATCCTGAGGCCTCTCTGTGACTCATGGTCACGTTTCCTTCAGCTCGTAGAGTGTGCTTTAAAAGTTTAATAGTTACCAATAGAAACAGCACACAAAAATCCAGATCCGCACCTTCTCCTGAGACATTCCATGGAACGGCCTCTGTCGCCTTGAGAATGGACCCCAATCAGTTGGAACTAGCCCTGGCAGTCCCCTCCAGACATGGCATGCACATCCCATTTCACCTCAGTCCCCTCCTGGTCCCTTCACTCATGGACATCACCTGCCTGTCCCTGCACCTACTCCGGTTTGTGAGCCCTGACAGGTGGTGGAACAGCAGAGGGCTGGTGGGCATGGCATCCTGAGGTCACTCAAACTTGACTCAACGCTCCCTAGCTTCTGTGAGAGGCTGGGTGCTCTGGGCGGGCTCAGGGATGGGTGAGGCAGTCCCAGAAAGCAGGTACCTACCATCCTCCCACAAAACCTTAtaaagtacctactatgtgccagctgTGTACAAGGCGCcatggacacagagacagaagaaCATTCGAGAAGCCACTGATGGCAGAGACTACCAGAGAAGAAACCTAAGCAGAAGGTCGACCTATTTCATGGTGCTGGTTAGTGCCCATTCCTTGTTCCCCCACGAGGCCCCAGGTccactctctgccccaggagggcCCCCTATGGATGCCACCTTCTGGGCTCCCCTCCAGCTGGCTTCTGCCTGGGTTTGGCTGACAGCAGATCagagaatgagaggaaaggaaggtCGGGCGTTTccccctgcttcctccctgctCTGATGTCTCCCACAATGGCTGCTTCCCTCAACTCCAGCACCAACCAGGTGACCACTCCGCCAGGCTCCAGCTCTCATGGGGCCCAGTgacacccctcctccccaggggtgGGGACAGCTGTTGGCTGCTGCTCATCAAGTGCTTCAACACCCCTTATAGGTCCCGTTAACTGTGCACTATACATAGCCTTGTCATTACATTCTCTTTAGAATCCCCCCGCCGTTTCCCACAGGGGCCCTGACTGATGCAGCTACCACCCACAGTCTAGGTCAATTCTACAACCAgccaagaaaacaagcaaaatccCCTAgcgtttttttttccttcttctcttcaaagccccccagtacatagttgtatattctagtttcaggtccctctagttgtggcatgtgggacgccacctcagtatggcttgatgagcggtgccatgtctgcacccaggatccgaaccagttaaaccctgggccgccaaagtgcagcgccagaacttaaccactcaggcacggaGCGGGCCCCACCCCAGCTTTTAAAACTACTGAATGGTCCCTTTTGGATGTCAGACTTGATGTATCTAAACACAATGCAccatccccaccctccccactccccagtccTAAACAGCCCCAAAGTGACTGGCCACCTGGATGCTTTCTCTCCCCACACCTGCATTACCACGTGCTTTCATCCCTCCTTCCTACGCTTACCTGACACTCTCACATATTTAGAACATCTCTAAATGGCCATCTAATAGGTCCTCCTATTTCCAAATTCAGCCTGTGGGTTATTCTCCTAAAACATGAATCGGGGATCCTGTCTCCCCCTTGTCCGGAAACTGCACAGTGCCCCACTGTGCACAGAACACACCCTGTACCCTTTATCAGGGCACTCAAGCCCTCTACAACGGGGTCTCCCATATCTGACTTTAATCTGCCTTGGCCAAATAGCACGAACCCCAGATAAGCAGCCCTCCCccacttctcctcctccacccatTCTCAAGGCTTACCAAGGTCCACAATGCACTCCCTCAAGGCCCGCCACTCTATGGCCCATCCAGCCACTCATCTGACAAAGAATCAGGGGCTGCCAAGCATCAGCTCTTTGTTTGGTCTTACCATGAGCCTTCAGGCCCCCACAGGAAACAGCACCTCTGGGCCTCCTTCACATCCCCCACAGCACTGAACACACAGTGCGTGCTGATTAGATATGAGTAACCGATGCTGGTTTCAGAGCGGAGACCCTGGCCTGGTGGATGGGGCCAACCAGGGTGGGGGTAGGGAAAGTGCACAGTGATCCTCCCttttccccccgccccctcccctctggtagcACCGAGGGCCGGAAAGTGGCTCCCAGGCTCCCAATCAACTGGACACTTCTTCAGGgacccaaggaaggaaggaatcagTGACATTTCCACAGGGACCAAGAATTCACCTTTACCTACTGCTCCCATGATCCCCTAAACCTGACACTATTTCACATACCACCCTGGGTGCCCTGCTGGTCTCCCCTCCAATCAAGGGGTGCAGGTGGAAAGAGAGATTCAGAACACAGAGGTGGCAAGGGGGCCTCAGGGGGACAGGGCCACTCACCTTGAGGTTGCCATCAGCTGTGATTCGTAGCCGGTTGCAGGTCCCACAGAAATGCTCTGACATGGACGTGATGAAGCTGACCTGGCCTCGGAAGCCAGGGATTTTAAAGGCCTGAGGGTTGGGGGAAGGACAGTGGAGGGGATGGGATGGGTGGCTGAGCCCCAGCTCTCACCCCACAGCCCTCTTCCCGAGGATCCCTGTGGAAGGCAGTACCCAAGGCCCTCAGACAACAGAAGACTCCAGTAGGAGGGATGACCTGAGCTTTCTGCCTGCACCTGGCCTACCCGAAAGGACACCTGCTAAGAATACAGGAACCTGAGGGCACCATGTCCAGAAAAGGCCACATGGGAGAGCAGGACAAGTGCCCCTCCGGCACTTACTGGAGTGTGTCCTACAACAAGTTAATTTCTTAACCCCCGCCCCACACTGAACCTGCTTCTTCCTCCACAAGGCAGGGAGGCTGTTGTGATGGTGCCGTAATGCTTCCCGCTAAATGGTATGGCCCTGCATCGCTGCATTCTCATCTCAGTGCAGCCACTGCCAGCTCTCCAGTCCTAGGGTGGAGACAccacctgcctcccagccccaccctctgtCCCCAACCTTGGCTGTGCTGGATTCCTCCTCGGGCAGCTTCTCCAGCTCCGGCCACTGCTGCCGGAGAGTGTCCAGCATCTCCTTGTAGCTGACCATCTTCCTGAAGTTCCACTTGTTGCCTGTGTTGGGTTGGGAGCTACTGAGTCACAGAGCTGCAGGGGCCCAGGGTCTTCAAGTCCATTCTCCCACATGGCCCAGGAATCAGTTCTCCTGCCTCTTGGACGAGAGGTCAGGATGCCCTGCCTAAACGGGGGATCACATCACACCCATGCTGGATCCTGAGAAGCCTCCGAGGCTGCATCACAGGCCTAGCCCGGTGcctgcccaggcccctccccaccaTCCCTGGAGAAATTCCTACACACATGGCAGAGCTCCAGGGTCAGCAGCACCCACAGGGTGAGCCAGACCTTGCCCGCCCCATTCAACCCTTCCCAGGGTCCTCAGCAGCCCCCGGCCATGCTCTCAGCGTGGCCCTGGCCTGGCTCTGTCGacaggcccctccctccccttccgtCCCCTGACCCCATCACTGACCATCAAAAGGCATGTACTCTATGAAGCGCACGTCCAGGGGGAGTCCCTTGGTTAAGGCCACAAAGTTCAGGAGCTCGTCCTCGTTCAGGCCTCGCATCACCACACAGTTCACCTGGCCGGGGAACAAAGGGCCATAAGGGCTGTCCCCCTCCCGTTCTTTTGTAGGGATGACCTTTGGGGGGCTGACACCTGCACAGACTCTCCACTGGAGGTCCCATTCCTTGCCTCTCCCCCTAATTCTCCTTTGGTTGGGGCATTCCATGCAGTCACtggttttcttccctctcttgtgggggtgggggcagggttgGATGCAGCAGGCAAGGAAGGGGTGAGGGGCACACTGTGGCTGCAGTGGCCAGGGCTGGGAGCTGTCATGGCACCAGGAGCTGGCAGAAGGCCCAGCCAgggtggagggggcaggaagtCGGGGGTCAGCCGAGCGGCATGCCCTCACCTTCACAGGGTTGTAGCCCAGCTCAATGGCCTTGTGGATGCCCTCCATGACCTTGTGGAAAcctgtggggagggagagaaggaagggtcCAGGCGCGtaccccctccccctgccccctcacaCCCACAGGGGAGCACCAGAGCTAGGAGGAGCCTGGGAGACCACGGGGTCCAGGACCAggtagtaaacattttaggctttgcaggcctaATTGAGGATATTATGGAGGTACGTGTCATAAAGATTTCATGGACTAAGTTTGGAATATGATAATAACTGAGCATAATTTTTTGTGACATAGCTCTACAAGGAGAATGGAAGAATGGAATTCTTTTTGCAGGGATAACACTTTGCTTAATTTGTTAACACATTAACATAATTAATGTTCCCTATCATTGAATTGATTGCAAATGTTCTCTGCAAAATCCATTCTTGGCTTGCAGGCTGTGGGAAAAACAAGGCACCGGGCTGGATTTGGCTGGTGGGCTGTAATGTGCCAACCCTGTGAACCCTCTCAGAGTctagaggggaaactgaggcccagagagaggcagtACCCTGCTAGAACCCTCACACCCTGTGTTTCAGAAGGCAGGTTTCCTGACCCTGTCAGGGCTTGCTCCTCGACAGTCCGTCCGTTCATTCACTCTACATATGCTCCCCAGGCACCTACTCGGCGCAGCTGCTGGGCCAGGGCTGGCGAGCGATTACTAAGGGTGTGGTTCTCACCTATCTCTGTGGTTAACCCACAGCAAACGTGATCCCACGCTGGCTTCTCCTCACCCCCAGCTCACTCATGCATCCAAACATTTCAGCGCCTACTGCATGCCGGCCCCACCCATCTCCCCCAAGACTGCACAGCCTGGTGATCATGTGTGGTTCACAGCTGGGACGGCACCTGAGAGAGGGTGGCCCAGTGATGGCCTCTGTGGTTTCCTGGTGGCATTTTTGGATGGCCGAGCGAGGGAGGGCAAAGCGAGGGAAGTGCAGCTTTTCCATCAAATGATCTAgaagtttctcttctgtaaagcaCTCTTCCTCCAAAAGGAGGTGGTGGACACAGGAGTATGAGTGGAAAGGCAGATCTGACGTTAGGATAAACTGTCTCCAATCCTCAATCCAGGAAGGGAGACGAGGTacagagtgtgtatgtgtgtgtgatgccCGCAAACACACCCTCCACTTTCCCACCTCAGAGCCCTCACCGGGCCTTGACTGACGTTCCCTCTCAGAGTGAGTTTCCTTGATCCAAATCCCCTCCTCAACCCAGTTCCTCAAGGCCCAGTGTCCACGCCTCCTCCTTGAAGCCCTCCTAGTCCTCCCCTGCTAGgagttctctctccctctctgcagcACTTTCATTGACACCACAAGCAAAGCTGGCCAGCGACATCACACCTTTCGACCCTTAGAAGTCTGTAAGGCAGGGCAATGTCCTGTGTCTCTCTGTCCTCGCCACAGCACCTGGAGCAGCCCTTTACAGGCAAGGACTCCATGGGTGCTTCCTCAGCACACAGATGGGTGTAAACAGGGAGTCACACCCTGGTGCGAGAATCTCTGCCCCAACATGAGGCCCACGGCCCAAGAGACACTGGGGGAGGGTTGGTCTAACGAGACCTGGGGCTCGGGgctgctctctctccccacctccagcctccgTGCTGAAGCTCAGCAGGTGTGCTTGCTGCAGCGGGTGAAAGAAGAGGCTTATATCCAGGATGGACATGGAGCATCACTGGGGGTACGGGGGCCCCACCTGCCAGTGCTCGCCCTGACTCTGGCATCTCAGGGCAGTTGCTTCCACCCTGCGCTCCCCACATTTCCTCAGAGCTCATTATGGGGTGACCAATGCATCCCAGTTTGCCAGGGACCATCttggttttaaaactgaaaggcCTGTGTTCTGGAAATCCTCTCAGCCCTGGGCAAACTGGGCGCAGGTAGAGAGAGGTTGGGCACTCTAGCTCTTAACATCTGATTCCAAAATGTCCCCAAGGGTATGGCTACAGTGAGAGGGGCATTTGGTGAGGGTGAAGGGTGAGAAATAAAGGCCTAGGTTTATTTATAGcccagacacacagagggagggACCAGGCCCCTAGCCTAGCACAGTCACCAGTCACATGCCCCCCAGCTACATGGGCCCTGGGAGGGACACCCTCCACTCTGTGCCACATCTGATCACCTTTCCTGCGGACGATGAACTCAAACTTGGCCGGCACCAGCGTGTCCAGGCTGATGTTGATGGCACTGAGACCAGCTTTCTGAAGCGAAGGCAGCAGCCGGGCTAGGTTGATGCCATTGGTGGTGACACCGATGGTCCTCAGCCCTTCCAGCCGGTGGAGCTGGGCTGGAGAGAGAACGGGAGGGGGCGTCAGCCTGCTTGTTCTTGGTGACgctgggagaggagctggaaggAGATTCTGAGTCCCAAAGAGATGGACACAAAAGGGGCTCTCTGCGGACCTCTATTAATCAGGCTAGCTTAACAAGAAACCTGAGAATAAAAACAAcgataaaaataaccaaaagattAAACCCTGCGTGGTCACTCTGCTAGAGGCCCTGCTGAGGGCTCTGTGTGCCTGAGCCACTGAGGCCTCAACAGTGACCATCCTCATTTAACAGACAAGGAAAGGGAGGcgcagagagattaagaaaagcACTTAAAGTCACAGGGCTAGTAAGAAGAACAGCTGAGATTCAAATCCATGTGTACCTCACTCCAGGACTGTGCTCTTAATAACAACTCACGGGTCCTGATAGTCTgaataatagaaacaaaaagtgTTTGAATGACATGCTAAACAGACTTCTCTATTCCACCAAAAATCCCCAGAAATAACAGAAGGATTAAAAAAGAATCCTTAATAGCATTAGAAGACAAGAAAGAATGTCTTCAACGGCCCAGAAAGGTGGAGAAAtactgaaagagagaaagcagatgagGATCAGATAGCCTGAGGAGACCACAGCCCACAGCACACGCAGGAGGAGGTTCTGTACAAGGTGGGAGGGTAAGCAAACGCACCAAGCTTAGCAGTCACATAGCCAAGGAGGAGGAGGGTCCTTGGTTACGTCAAGGAGGTTGCCTGTCTGAGGAACTGTATTTGGACGTGCTGGGTAAGTCGGTTTCCCTCCCATCCCTATgagcagggagaaggcagcagcTTTTACCCCAAGGCCAGGGCGCTTAAGCTCGCTGAAGGCGATGGGGCAGCCCAGAGCACCTGCTGACACTCAGGAGATATGGGAGCCCTGAAGCCCAGCAGGACCTCACATGCCTTCTCCACGACCTCAGGGACAATAGCATAAAGAGAAACAGCGTTGACAAACAGCCCAACAGAAGCCTTGGGCACTCAGATAAGTATATAGCCAAGCATCAGCAAACATTTAAGGAGAAGGTTGAGAAAGAAAGATACATTCCACaagtagaaaaatgaaagaggaaggagaagtgaCAGAGATAAGAGAagacaattcttttaaaaatcagagttagatgaaaaaatcctcaacaaaatattagcaaggcCAATTCACCAACTCATTAAAAGGAGATCATACACtctgatcaagtgagatttattccagggatgcaagaatggttcaccATCCACAAGATCAATGtgacaccacattaacaaaataaaggctTTTAAGtcatacaatcatctcaatagaggtaGGAAAaggtttgacaaaattcaacatcgattcatgataaaaactctcaacgaAGTGGGCATAGAAGGAATGCTCCTCGACATAATAaacgccatatatgacaagcccacagctaacatcatacccagtggtgaaaagctgactttttcctgtaagatcaggaacaagacaagattgcccactctccccacttttattcaacatagtattggaaatttttgccagagcaattacacaagaaaaagaaataaaagtcatccaaatcagaaaggaagaagtaaaactgtcactatttgcagattatatatagaaaatcctaaagaccccaaaaaactgttagaactgataaacaaattcagtaaagttgtaggatacaaaatcaatataaaaaaatctgttgcatttacatacactaataacaaactatcagaaagagaaattaagaaaacaatctcatttacaattatgtcaaaaa is part of the Equus caballus isolate H_3958 breed thoroughbred chromosome 20, TB-T2T, whole genome shotgun sequence genome and harbors:
- the MOCS1 gene encoding molybdenum cofactor biosynthesis protein 1 isoform X5, which codes for MAAAAAARPVSRMLRRVLRSTVRSCSSGAPVTLPHPGEPSQPATEELSRRRQFLREHVAPFSAFLTDSFGRRHSYLRISLTEKCNLRCQYCMPEEGVPLTPKAKLLTTEEILTLARLFVKEGVDKIRLTGGEPLIRPDVVDIVAQLHRLEGLRTIGVTTNGINLARLLPSLQKAGLSAINISLDTLVPAKFEFIVRRKGFHKVMEGIHKAIELGYNPVKVNCVVMRGLNEDELLNFVALTKGLPLDVRFIEYMPFDGNKWNFRKMVSYKEMLDTLRQQWPELEKLPEEESSTAKAFKIPGFRGQVSFITSMSEHFCGTCNRLRITADGNLKVCLFGNSEVSLRDHLRAGASEEELLRIIGAAVGRKKQQHAGMFNISQMKNRPMILIGG